One region of Culex pipiens pallens isolate TS chromosome 2, TS_CPP_V2, whole genome shotgun sequence genomic DNA includes:
- the LOC120417256 gene encoding uncharacterized protein LOC120417256, with protein MSSLLNTVLILATFITFSNAQCTTGSRFACANCSTVSVCSYGGIQVDAFRCDSVNASLPFCSGNTGVCKSAPEGSCIQPSELCPRASDTFPNPSNCLQYISCDAQKQAQTIRCSPSSYVYDHSTRSCKLRQTSNDCFQVNCDLASNFDRWTSYRPVPKLAFYCSIAVGPMTFECSTGENQIFNVVSRSCVFGCPSEGRFPVPDDGTKYYQCARGVYGVLVAQKVSCSAGLAFDPSLANCTVASSATTEPATTLVTAGSTTAVDTTELTTNPAETTTSSTATETSTSN; from the exons ATGTCGAGTTTGCTCAATACTGTTCTGATTCTAGCAACTTTCATAACCTTTTCCAACGCTCAGTGTACTACGGGTTCAAGATTTGCATGCGCAAATTGTTCCACCGTTAGC GTGTGCTCATACGGAGGCATTCAAGTTGATGCGTTCCGCTGTGACTCGGTTAACGCAAGTCTTCCCTTCTGCTCCGGCAACACTGGAGTCTGCAAAAGTGCCCCCGAAGGAAGTTGCATCCAACCAAGTGAACTATGTCCGCGTGCTTCGGATACCTTTCCAA ATCCCTCCAACTGCTTACAGTACATCAGCTGTGATGCCCAGAAGCAAGCCCAAACAATCCGCTGCTCGCCGAGCAGTTACGTGTACGACCACTCCACCCGATCTTGTAAGCTGCGCCAGACCAGCAACGACTGCTTCCAGGTTAACTGCGACCTGGCAAGCAATTTCGACCGCTGGACATCCTATCGACCCGTTCCAAAACTCGCATTCTACTGCTCCATCGCCGTAGGCCCGATGACCTTCGAGTGCTCCACCGGCGAAAACCAGATCTTCAACGTCGTCAGCCGGTCGTGCGTCTTTGGCTGCCCCAGTGAAGGTCGCTTCCCGGTTCCGGATGACGGCACCAAGTACTACCAGTGTGCTCGTGGGGTGTACGGTGTG CTTGTGGCGCAGAAAGTCTCATGTTCAGCGGGTTTGGCGTTTGATCCGAGTTTGGCTAATTGTACCGTGGCCTCATCAGCAACAACAGAACCGGCGACTACTTTGGTAACCGCTGGATCTACAACTGCTGTCGATACAACAGAACTAACAACAAATCCTGCGGAAACAACGACTTCTTCAACAGCTACTGAAACGTCCACTTCTAATTGA